The following coding sequences are from one Verrucosispora sp. WMMD573 window:
- a CDS encoding carbohydrate ABC transporter permease: MTRTASPARRSAGRTGAAWTVLAWLAGLLFFLPVAWMVLTGFKREVDAASNPPSWFFTPVLDGYRQVFDRDITPYLLNSVMASVLSTLLVLVLATPAAYALSIRPVARWRDVLFFFISTKMLPVVAALLPIYLLVQDLGMLDNVWTLIVLYTAMNLPLAVWMMRSFMLEVPPALMEAAAMDGADLLVTIRRILLPLVAPGLAATALICFIFSWNEFFFAVNLTATRAGTSPIFLVGFITSEGLFLARLCAAATIVSLPVVLAGWIAQKQLVRGLSMGAVK, encoded by the coding sequence ATGACCCGTACCGCGAGTCCGGCCCGGCGCAGCGCGGGCCGCACCGGGGCCGCGTGGACCGTCCTGGCCTGGCTGGCCGGGCTGCTGTTCTTCCTGCCGGTGGCCTGGATGGTGCTCACCGGCTTCAAGCGCGAGGTCGACGCCGCCAGCAACCCGCCGTCCTGGTTCTTCACGCCGGTGCTGGACGGCTACCGGCAGGTCTTCGACCGCGACATCACCCCGTACCTGCTCAACTCGGTGATGGCCAGCGTGCTGTCCACCCTGCTGGTGCTCGTGCTGGCCACCCCGGCGGCGTACGCGCTGTCGATCCGGCCGGTCGCACGCTGGCGTGACGTGCTGTTCTTCTTCATCAGCACCAAGATGCTGCCGGTGGTCGCCGCGCTACTGCCGATCTACCTGCTCGTGCAGGACCTCGGCATGCTGGACAACGTCTGGACCCTGATCGTGCTCTACACCGCCATGAACCTGCCGTTGGCCGTGTGGATGATGCGGTCGTTCATGCTGGAGGTGCCGCCGGCGCTGATGGAGGCGGCGGCGATGGACGGCGCCGACCTGCTCGTCACCATCCGGCGGATCCTGTTGCCGCTCGTGGCGCCCGGCCTGGCCGCGACCGCGCTGATCTGCTTCATCTTCAGCTGGAACGAGTTCTTCTTCGCGGTCAACCTGACCGCCACCCGGGCCGGCACCTCGCCGATCTTCCTGGTCGGCTTCATCACGTCCGAAGGGCTGTTCCTGGCCCGGCTCTGCGCGGCGGCGACCATCGTGTCGCTACCTGTCGTGCTGGCCGGCTGGATCGCCCAGAAACAACTCGTCCGAGGACTCTCCATGGGGGCGGTCAAGTGA